From Nicotiana tabacum cultivar K326 chromosome 22, ASM71507v2, whole genome shotgun sequence, one genomic window encodes:
- the LOC107796636 gene encoding inositol 3-kinase-like, producing the protein MVKETIDSSIPTTRRCLIVGNYCHDVLIKDDVVIAESLGGAASFVSAVLDSLSISSDYISKVGTDFVYTVNHRPITSASSKTTVFHAYFSTETKRQDRILKRVSACDPVTPSDLPNSNFDFGLAVGVGGEILPETLERMIDLCKVVFVDIQALIRVFDPVDGTVNLVHLDQTGFGPLLKKIGFLKASAEEAQYVDVEEARKWCCVVVTNGKEGCTVYTKDEELPVAPFSAFQVDPTGAGDSFLGGLVAGLVHGLNVPDAALLGNFFGSLTVGQIGLPMFDSRLVQRVKDEVLKRRLQCSGSHEKQEDGPKRLKPSDHEEFQAALNAAKMVPAHSIKECKWDLHSSPGALEQPIHNGQRILLLNPVCEEPISSVDSEP; encoded by the exons ATGGTGAAGGAAACGATAGATTCATCAATACCCACCACCCGCCGGTGCCTAATTGTGGGGAATTACTGCCACGACGTTCTGATTAAAGACGACGTAGTAATAGCGGAGTCCCTCGGCGGCGCAGCTTCGTTCGTCTCCGCTGTCCTCGACAGCTTGTCCATTTCCTCCGACTACATTTCCAAAGTGGGCACCGATTTCGTGTACACCGTAAACCACCGGCCGATTACGTCAGCTTCTTCCAAAACCACCGTTTTTCACGCCTATTTCTCAACGGAAACCAAACGCCAAGATCGGATCCTAAAACGGGTCAGTGCATGCGATCCGGTAACTCCCTCGGATCTTCCAAACTCAAATTTCGATTTTGGTTTGGCCGTAGGTGTTGGTGGGGAGATTCTGCCCGAAACCCTAGAACGAATGATTGATTTATGTAAAGTTGTGTTTGTAGATATTCAAGCTCTGATTCGGGTATTTGACCCGGTTGATGGAACAGTAAATCTTGTACATTTGGATCAAACCGGGTTTGGGCCTTTATTGAAAAAAATCGGGTTTTTGAAGGCCTCTGCGGAGGAGGCACAGTATGTGGATGTTGAGGAAGCAAGGAAATGGTGTTGTGTGGTGGTGACTAATGGGAAAGAGGGGTGTACAGTGTATACTAAAGATGAAGAATTGCCCGTTGCGCCTTTTTCAGCTTTTCAAGTTGATCCAACAGGAGCTGGGGATAGTTTTCTTGGAGGTTTAGTTGCAGGGCTTGTCCATGGATTGAATGTACCGGATGCTGCATTGCTGGGGAACTTTTTCGGATCACTGACTGTAGGGCAAATTGGGCTTCCCATGTTCGATTCGCGGTTGGTACAG AGAGTGAAAGATGAAGTGCTAAAAAGGAGGTTGCAGTGTTCTGGGTCCCATGAGAAACAGGAAGATGGACCAAAGAGGCTGAAGCCATCAGATCATGAAGAATTCCAAGCAGCTCTAAATGCAGCCAAAATGGTACCAGCACATTCTATCAAAGAATGTAAGTGGGACTTGCATAGTTCTCCCGGAGCATTGGAACAGCCGATTCACAACGGTCAGCGGATATTACTACTTAATCCTGTTTGTGAAGAACCGATTAGTTCAGTTGATAGTGAACCTTGA
- the LOC107796635 gene encoding uncharacterized protein LOC107796635 produces the protein MAEKLAPEKRHSFVHNGQKVFEWDQTLEELNIYITLPENVPKKLFYCKVESKHLEVGIKGNPPYLNHDLLNPVKTDCSFWTLEDDTMHVTLQKRDIGQTWSSPIMGEGQLDPLASDLEQKRLMLQRFQEENPGFDFSQAQFSGNCPDPRTFMGGIRST, from the exons ATGGCTGAAAAATTGGCCCCCGAAAAACGTCACAGCTTCGTCCACAACG GCCAGAAGGTGTTCGAGTGGGACCAAACGCTTGAAGAATTGAACATTTACATAACTCTTCCTGAAAATGTTCCTAAGAAGTTATTTTACTGCAAGGTTGAATCCAAGCATTTGGAAGTTGGGATCAAAGGCAACCCTCCTTATCTTAAT CACGATCTTCTGAACCCAGTTAAGACCGATTGTTCCTTCTGGACTCTAG AGGATGATACAATGCATGTAACTTTGCAGAAGAGGGATATAGGTCAGACATGGTCTTCTCCCATAATGGGTGAAGGGCAATTGGATCCTTTAGCCAGTGATCTTGAACAGAAGAGGCTCATGCTCCAAAGGTTCCAAGAAGAG AATCCAGGTTTTGACTTCTCACAGGCACAATTCTCCGGTAATTGTCCTGATCCAAGGACCTTCATGGGGGGAATCCGCTCAACTTGA